A single genomic interval of Pelagerythrobacter marensis harbors:
- a CDS encoding p-hydroxycinnamoyl CoA hydratase/lyase — protein sequence MMTKHTTPSGVAAYEIKDDIAWVSFNRPDKRNCMNPTLNKEMGDLLSELEFRDDFGVLVLRGEGTAWSAGMDLKEYFRETEAQGLGATRRAQADAYGWWRKLRWYQKPTIAMVNGWCFGGAYGPLFACDLAFAAEDAQFGLSEINWGILPGGGATKIIRELTNFRNAMFHALMGQNVDGKTAAEWGMINEAVSADALEARVTEVARVLLEKNPVALKATKDAIRRVGEMTYDNAEDYLVRAQEAANSYDNEGRKEGIKQFIDEKSYRPGLGAYDKSKQQD from the coding sequence ATGATGACCAAGCACACCACGCCGAGCGGCGTCGCAGCCTATGAGATCAAGGACGATATCGCGTGGGTTTCCTTTAATCGCCCGGACAAGCGGAACTGCATGAATCCCACCCTCAACAAGGAGATGGGCGACCTGCTGAGCGAGCTGGAGTTTCGCGACGATTTCGGCGTGCTGGTCTTGCGTGGCGAAGGGACGGCCTGGTCCGCCGGTATGGACCTGAAGGAATACTTCCGCGAAACCGAGGCTCAGGGCCTTGGCGCCACGCGCAGGGCGCAGGCCGACGCATATGGCTGGTGGCGCAAGCTTCGGTGGTACCAGAAGCCGACTATCGCGATGGTCAACGGCTGGTGCTTCGGTGGGGCCTATGGTCCGTTGTTTGCCTGCGACCTCGCTTTCGCGGCCGAGGATGCGCAGTTCGGCCTGTCGGAGATCAACTGGGGCATCCTGCCCGGCGGCGGTGCGACGAAGATCATCCGCGAACTGACCAATTTCCGCAACGCGATGTTCCACGCGCTGATGGGGCAGAACGTCGACGGCAAGACGGCCGCGGAATGGGGCATGATCAACGAGGCGGTTTCCGCCGACGCTCTGGAAGCGCGCGTCACCGAGGTCGCCCGCGTGCTGCTCGAAAAGAATCCGGTCGCGCTCAAAGCGACCAAGGACGCCATCCGGCGGGTTGGCGAAATGACATACGACAATGCGGAGGACTACCTCGTCCGGGCCCAGGAAGCTGCGAACAGCTACGATAACGAGGGGCGCAAGGAAGGGATCAAGCAGTTCATCGACGAGAAGAGCTACCGCCCTGGTCTGGGCGCTTACGACAAATCGAAGCAGCAGGACTGA
- a CDS encoding aldehyde dehydrogenase: MAATAGERTSEFRRINPITGDVASTAAAMNAAEAADVARRAHDAFPEWSAMGPNARRAVLTKAADALHARQSDFVDAMMAEIGATAGWAMFNHGLATSIVREAAALTTQIQGEVIPSDKPGCLAMALREPVGVILGIAPWNAPIILGVRAIAVPLACGNSVILKASEQCPRTHSLIIDAFAEAGFPEGTVNLVTNAPDDAAEVVGALIDAPQVRRINFTGSTAVGKIIAKRAAEHLKPCLLELGGKAPLVVLEDADLDEAVKAAAFGAFMNQGQICMSTERIIVVDAVADEFARRMKAKVDTMSAGDPREGAAPLGAVVDEKTVAHCRALIEDALSQGGEQLVGGDTVLNVVMPAHLIDKVTPQMKLFRDESFGPVVGIVRARDEAHAIELANDSEYGLSAAVFTKDAARGLKVARKIRSGICHVNGATVHDEAQMPFGGVGASGYGRFGGKAGIDAFTELRWITVETEAGHFPI; encoded by the coding sequence ATGGCCGCGACGGCAGGCGAGCGGACGAGTGAATTCAGGCGAATCAACCCGATCACCGGCGATGTGGCATCCACGGCCGCGGCCATGAATGCTGCGGAAGCGGCCGATGTTGCCAGGCGAGCGCATGATGCGTTTCCGGAATGGTCGGCGATGGGCCCCAATGCACGTCGTGCCGTGCTGACGAAGGCTGCCGATGCCCTGCATGCCCGGCAGTCGGATTTCGTGGATGCCATGATGGCAGAAATCGGCGCCACTGCCGGTTGGGCAATGTTCAATCACGGCCTGGCCACAAGCATCGTGCGCGAAGCAGCGGCACTCACCACGCAGATCCAGGGAGAGGTCATTCCGTCCGACAAGCCTGGCTGTCTCGCCATGGCTTTGCGCGAGCCGGTCGGGGTGATCCTCGGGATCGCGCCTTGGAATGCACCGATTATTCTCGGCGTGCGGGCGATCGCCGTTCCGCTCGCTTGCGGAAACAGCGTGATCCTCAAGGCCAGCGAACAATGCCCGCGGACCCATTCGCTGATTATCGATGCCTTCGCGGAAGCGGGCTTTCCCGAAGGGACGGTCAATCTCGTCACCAACGCACCCGACGACGCGGCCGAAGTGGTGGGTGCGCTGATCGACGCCCCGCAGGTTCGGCGCATCAACTTCACCGGCTCGACCGCTGTCGGCAAGATCATCGCCAAGCGGGCGGCCGAACACCTCAAGCCCTGCCTCCTCGAACTGGGCGGCAAGGCGCCCCTCGTCGTTCTGGAGGACGCGGATCTCGATGAGGCGGTCAAGGCTGCTGCTTTCGGCGCATTCATGAACCAGGGGCAGATCTGCATGTCGACCGAACGCATTATCGTGGTCGATGCCGTGGCCGACGAGTTCGCTCGCCGCATGAAGGCGAAGGTCGACACGATGTCGGCCGGCGATCCGCGGGAGGGCGCTGCGCCGCTGGGCGCGGTGGTCGATGAAAAGACCGTCGCCCATTGTCGGGCTCTGATCGAGGACGCCCTTTCGCAAGGGGGGGAGCAGCTTGTCGGGGGCGATACCGTTCTCAACGTTGTGATGCCGGCGCATCTGATCGACAAGGTAACCCCGCAGATGAAGCTCTTCCGCGACGAGAGTTTCGGCCCTGTCGTCGGCATTGTCCGCGCGCGTGACGAAGCCCATGCGATCGAACTGGCGAACGATAGCGAATACGGATTGTCTGCCGCCGTTTTCACGAAGGACGCTGCGCGGGGGCTGAAGGTCGCTCGCAAGATTCGTTCGGGAATATGCCACGTAAACGGGGCAACCGTTCACGATGAAGCCCAGATGCCGTTCGGCGGCGTGGGAGCTTCGGGCTACGGCCGGTTCGGCGGCAAGGCCGGGATCGACGCCTTTACAGAGCTTCGCTGGATCACCGTCGAGACCGAGGCCGGCCATTTCCCCATCTGA
- a CDS encoding MFS transporter: MAAAVDATSPVIGLIRLNSLVRSPAVAAIDLSPRLRIVMCHNKMDIAPQALSQNVAPYNIYDQKRASANGWERSRMDPRKIIDEERMSGFQWSVVAIMVGLLALDGFDVLSISFASPGIAADWGIDRAELGIVLSMELVGMAIGSVLIGRIADNVGRRATILGCLTIMAAGMFAAATSPDITMLCIWRVLTGLGLGGMLAATNAATAEVANNRFRSLCVILMAAGYPLGNIIGGSVAAALLTAYDWRSVFIFGGVASLLFIPIVWFYAPESIAFHMHRRSADSLDKINATLRRMGHPEIGEMPAESSEERAVRSDGKTLMAPAFRMQTILLTLVYFMHIMTFYFILKWIPKIVADMGHEPSAAAGVLVSASVGGLIGSGLLGLATLRANVFWLTIGAMLLSCGLVIGFGRSPTDIASLSLIVALAGCATNAGIVGLYAIIALAFPTSLRATATGAVIGFGRGGSALAPVLAGFLFAAGYMLDTVALTMALGSMLAAFILIYVRRIARDF; this comes from the coding sequence ATGGCCGCGGCCGTGGATGCCACATCGCCGGTGATCGGGTTGATTCGCCTGAATTCACTCGTCCGCTCGCCTGCCGTCGCGGCCATTGACCTTTCTCCTCGATTGCGCATTGTTATGTGTCATAACAAGATGGACATAGCGCCACAAGCGCTTTCACAAAATGTTGCCCCATATAACATTTACGACCAAAAGCGCGCCAGCGCGAATGGATGGGAGAGATCGAGAATGGACCCGCGTAAGATAATCGACGAAGAGCGTATGTCCGGATTTCAGTGGTCCGTGGTCGCCATCATGGTCGGGTTGCTGGCCCTGGATGGCTTCGACGTGCTTTCGATCAGCTTCGCCTCACCCGGGATCGCTGCCGACTGGGGTATCGATCGGGCGGAACTGGGCATCGTCCTTTCGATGGAACTTGTCGGAATGGCGATAGGATCGGTGCTGATCGGGCGGATTGCCGATAACGTCGGTCGTCGGGCGACCATACTGGGCTGCCTGACCATCATGGCTGCCGGAATGTTCGCGGCCGCCACGTCCCCCGATATCACGATGCTCTGCATCTGGCGCGTGCTCACGGGCCTTGGCCTGGGCGGAATGCTGGCCGCTACCAACGCGGCCACGGCTGAGGTCGCCAACAACCGCTTCCGCTCGCTCTGCGTGATATTGATGGCGGCAGGCTATCCGCTGGGCAATATCATCGGGGGATCGGTCGCCGCGGCGCTGCTGACGGCTTACGACTGGCGTTCCGTCTTTATCTTCGGCGGAGTAGCCTCCCTGCTCTTTATTCCGATCGTATGGTTCTACGCCCCGGAATCGATCGCCTTTCACATGCACCGCCGAAGCGCCGATTCGCTGGACAAGATCAATGCGACCCTGCGTCGGATGGGGCATCCCGAAATTGGCGAAATGCCGGCCGAGTCATCGGAGGAGCGTGCGGTGCGGTCCGATGGAAAGACGCTGATGGCTCCTGCCTTCAGGATGCAGACGATCCTGCTGACGCTGGTGTATTTCATGCACATCATGACGTTCTATTTCATCCTCAAATGGATACCCAAGATTGTCGCCGACATGGGGCACGAACCGTCGGCCGCCGCCGGCGTGCTCGTTTCGGCCAGTGTCGGCGGCCTGATCGGGTCCGGCCTGCTGGGCCTCGCCACGCTGCGGGCCAACGTGTTCTGGCTGACGATAGGTGCCATGCTCCTGTCTTGCGGCCTTGTGATCGGATTCGGACGCTCGCCGACCGACATTGCTTCCCTCTCGCTGATCGTGGCTCTTGCAGGATGTGCCACGAACGCTGGGATCGTGGGCCTCTATGCGATTATCGCTTTGGCATTTCCCACTTCGCTGCGAGCGACGGCTACCGGCGCCGTAATCGGGTTCGGGCGAGGCGGGTCGGCACTGGCGCCGGTGCTGGCAGGGTTCCTGTTTGCAGCGGGATACATGCTCGACACGGTGGCGTTAACAATGGCACTGGGGTCGATGCTTGCCGCATTCATACTCATCTACGTGCGGCGGATCGCGCGCGATTTTTAG
- a CDS encoding MarR family winged helix-turn-helix transcriptional regulator: protein MSQSRRENADQQIGPLADILGYHFRRAWNVLRKDFEASVHDLGVRQAHIGILSVIRANPGINQGLAGRTLDIQRANMVALISELSDAGWVARGEDPGDRRAIALSLTPEGEKLLSKALERIEVHENRVFSVLSARERQSLLEMLQRLGESRPAGAE, encoded by the coding sequence ATGTCACAATCACGCCGCGAAAATGCGGACCAGCAGATCGGCCCGCTGGCAGATATTCTGGGATATCACTTTCGCCGTGCATGGAACGTCCTGCGGAAGGATTTCGAGGCATCCGTCCACGACCTCGGGGTGCGTCAGGCACATATCGGAATTCTTTCGGTTATCCGTGCCAACCCCGGCATCAATCAAGGCCTCGCCGGTAGAACGCTCGATATCCAGCGAGCGAACATGGTTGCTCTGATCAGCGAGTTGTCCGACGCGGGCTGGGTGGCGCGCGGCGAAGATCCGGGGGACCGTCGCGCTATCGCCCTTTCGCTGACTCCCGAAGGCGAGAAGCTGCTTTCCAAGGCGCTCGAGCGAATCGAGGTGCACGAAAACCGGGTCTTCTCGGTCCTGAGCGCGCGCGAACGTCAGTCGTTGCTGGAAATGTTGCAGCGGCTGGGTGAAAGCCGTCCTGCCGGCGCCGAGTAG
- a CDS encoding LacI family DNA-binding transcriptional regulator has product METSQERGLTLLQGDRAPTLDDVAREANVSAATVSRYLNNPEVVAARTGERIKAAVEQVGYIPNALAGGLASSRSRMVAVLIPHLVDSIFNDTIETMVGELAASGTNVMLGLTGVSVARTQELIRAALARRVDAIISSGPLNDEIRDMVQRSRALFIQIWELPPDPVGIAIGFSHLEAGRDIARFLVSRGYRRPHVVTAAGARARQRRDGFVEEWALLGGEPATESAVEIPSRFGHARRVFSEMRRLDEMPDVVVCGSDWLAQGFIVEAQSAGLRVPDQLAVIGFGNSSIAGEMRPTITTVDIDGARIAREALAAVRRHAGSEEQPRTIDLGFRLIARESA; this is encoded by the coding sequence ATGGAAACCTCGCAGGAAAGAGGCCTGACCCTGCTTCAGGGCGACAGGGCCCCCACACTGGACGACGTGGCGCGGGAAGCCAACGTCTCGGCTGCGACCGTCAGCCGGTATCTGAACAACCCCGAAGTCGTCGCCGCACGAACGGGTGAGCGCATCAAGGCTGCTGTCGAACAGGTCGGCTACATCCCCAACGCGCTGGCTGGTGGGTTGGCTTCATCCCGCAGCCGTATGGTGGCGGTGCTCATCCCCCATTTGGTGGATTCGATTTTCAACGACACGATTGAAACGATGGTGGGCGAGCTGGCGGCGAGCGGCACGAACGTCATGCTCGGTCTTACCGGGGTCAGTGTAGCGCGCACGCAGGAGCTGATTCGTGCCGCACTGGCGCGCAGGGTCGATGCCATCATCTCCAGCGGCCCGTTGAACGACGAGATCCGCGACATGGTGCAGCGCAGTCGTGCTCTTTTTATCCAGATATGGGAGCTTCCGCCCGATCCCGTGGGGATTGCGATCGGGTTCTCCCATCTCGAGGCAGGGCGCGATATCGCGCGCTTCCTGGTCTCGCGCGGCTATCGCAGGCCGCACGTGGTCACCGCCGCCGGCGCCCGCGCGCGCCAGCGGCGGGACGGTTTCGTCGAGGAATGGGCCCTGCTGGGCGGAGAGCCTGCGACCGAAAGCGCGGTAGAGATTCCCTCCCGCTTCGGCCACGCCCGGCGGGTTTTCTCCGAAATGCGCCGGTTGGACGAGATGCCGGACGTGGTCGTTTGCGGTTCGGACTGGTTAGCCCAGGGTTTTATCGTCGAAGCGCAAAGCGCGGGGCTGCGCGTGCCGGATCAACTTGCGGTGATCGGGTTCGGAAACAGCTCTATCGCCGGGGAAATGCGCCCCACGATTACGACAGTCGATATCGATGGTGCGCGAATCGCACGTGAGGCTCTCGCGGCAGTGCGAAGGCATGCGGGGAGCGAGGAGCAGCCGCGGACGATAGACCTGGGGTTTCGTTTGATTGCGCGGGAGAGCGCCTGA
- a CDS encoding cytochrome P450, translating to MKAAAPRDFDPDVSESFDSAHDDYARLRRECPVARTDKLGGFWALTKYDDVERAAADPKTFTTAVQNVVPKVAFTGRRPPLHLDPPEHTPYRRALNPLLSKERSDMLEPATRKLARSLLAPMIARGGGDICGEFSSYLPVHVFGEWMRVPAEWLDTLHDSGRAFILAVHSESSEAMKDTSLRLYEMARALIADRRTTPQDPDIDPTSALLAARWNGKPLPDEMIVGTVRQILVVGMVAPMVMIGSIAVHLSRDRELQQKLRAEPALIPAAIEEFLRLYSPYRGFARTPTRDIEIGGRCIAKDEPVALLYASANRDEGVFADSDQFVLDRPNIDRHLAFGRGPHHCPGAHIGRMELRIAWEEILAATDGFELDGEITMTRWPEIGALAVPLRFT from the coding sequence ATGAAAGCTGCCGCCCCCCGCGATTTCGATCCCGACGTTTCCGAGAGCTTCGACAGCGCGCACGACGACTATGCCCGGCTGCGTCGGGAATGTCCGGTCGCACGCACAGACAAGTTGGGAGGCTTCTGGGCGCTGACCAAGTACGACGACGTGGAGCGGGCGGCGGCGGACCCGAAGACATTCACCACGGCGGTGCAGAACGTGGTGCCCAAGGTCGCATTCACGGGGCGCCGGCCTCCGTTGCACCTCGATCCGCCCGAACACACGCCGTATCGCCGGGCGCTGAATCCCCTACTGTCGAAAGAGCGTTCCGACATGCTGGAGCCGGCAACACGCAAGCTCGCGCGATCGTTGCTGGCACCGATGATTGCTCGGGGCGGGGGCGACATCTGTGGCGAGTTCTCTAGCTATCTGCCGGTTCACGTGTTCGGCGAATGGATGCGCGTTCCTGCAGAGTGGCTCGACACGCTGCACGATTCCGGGCGGGCTTTCATTCTGGCCGTCCATTCCGAAAGTTCGGAGGCGATGAAGGATACAAGCCTCAGATTGTACGAAATGGCCCGGGCACTGATCGCGGATCGGCGGACGACGCCGCAGGACCCTGACATCGATCCCACCAGCGCATTGCTGGCGGCCCGGTGGAACGGTAAGCCCTTGCCGGACGAAATGATCGTCGGAACCGTCCGACAAATCCTGGTCGTGGGAATGGTGGCGCCGATGGTGATGATCGGCAGCATTGCCGTGCATCTGTCGCGCGATCGGGAGCTGCAGCAGAAGCTGCGCGCTGAACCTGCGCTGATCCCGGCCGCGATTGAGGAATTCCTGCGGCTCTATTCCCCCTATCGGGGTTTTGCGCGAACGCCGACTCGCGATATCGAGATCGGGGGGCGTTGCATTGCGAAGGACGAGCCGGTGGCCCTGCTTTACGCCTCCGCCAATCGCGACGAAGGGGTTTTTGCCGACAGCGATCAGTTCGTTCTCGATCGTCCCAATATCGACAGGCACCTTGCCTTCGGCCGGGGGCCGCACCACTGCCCCGGCGCGCATATCGGGCGGATGGAACTGCGCATTGCGTGGGAGGAGATACTCGCCGCAACGGACGGGTTCGAGCTCGATGGCGAGATCACGATGACTCGCTGGCCCGAGATCGGCGCGCTCGCCGTTCCATTGCGGTTCACTTAG
- a CDS encoding MFS transporter has product MQGADEALIGRKILLRLVVPSALFVLMGAIDRTNVGFAALQMNEALGLSGTQYGFGAGVLFVGYLAAKYPSVLLYEAIGMRRWLGLITVSWGVAACLMGFISNQWELYGLRVFIGFAEGGLSSGLMIYLSNWATERYRASILAIPIMAISIAQVIGAPVSGILLEMDNPLNLEGWRFMFLAEGLPAVLLGIFAWFYYPDSPREAGWLSSTEKAWLTDNVKGAQKPSAGNDLRWGAIKSPIGWTCAAIWFCILASNYGVMFWLPQIVQGMAGLSAEETGLIVALPWAGSALGLYFNAWHSDRTQERYFHVGIPALIGGAGLIAAYFLGPGIPGLAALVLGGACTGCTVAAFWAIPTKLLPPASLAMGIVMINIVGSMAGASIPPLMGYLSESSGSFLPPTLLLCGISTFCFVLCLFARMQHSQLEPAQPAA; this is encoded by the coding sequence ATGCAGGGCGCCGACGAAGCCTTAATCGGCCGGAAGATCTTGCTGCGGTTGGTGGTCCCCAGCGCGCTTTTCGTCCTGATGGGTGCGATAGACCGCACGAACGTCGGTTTCGCAGCGTTGCAAATGAACGAAGCCCTCGGGTTGAGTGGTACGCAGTATGGATTCGGCGCCGGCGTGCTCTTCGTCGGCTATCTTGCGGCCAAGTATCCCAGCGTCCTCCTCTATGAAGCGATCGGGATGCGGCGCTGGCTCGGCCTGATCACGGTGTCGTGGGGCGTCGCCGCATGTCTGATGGGCTTCATCTCCAATCAGTGGGAACTTTACGGTCTGCGCGTTTTCATCGGCTTCGCCGAAGGCGGGCTGTCGTCCGGCCTGATGATCTACCTGAGCAACTGGGCGACAGAGCGTTACCGCGCATCTATCCTGGCCATCCCCATCATGGCGATTTCCATCGCACAGGTCATCGGCGCACCGGTTTCAGGCATTCTGCTGGAAATGGACAACCCGCTGAACCTCGAAGGCTGGCGTTTCATGTTCCTGGCAGAAGGCTTGCCGGCCGTCCTGCTGGGGATTTTCGCATGGTTCTATTACCCCGACAGCCCGCGCGAGGCGGGGTGGCTGTCCAGCACGGAAAAGGCATGGCTGACAGACAACGTCAAAGGTGCGCAGAAGCCGTCGGCCGGCAACGACCTGCGTTGGGGCGCAATCAAGAGTCCGATCGGATGGACATGCGCGGCGATCTGGTTTTGCATCCTCGCCAGCAATTACGGCGTGATGTTCTGGCTGCCGCAAATCGTGCAGGGAATGGCTGGACTAAGTGCCGAGGAAACCGGCTTGATTGTGGCGCTGCCTTGGGCGGGGAGCGCGCTCGGGCTCTATTTCAACGCCTGGCATTCCGACAGAACGCAGGAACGCTATTTCCACGTGGGCATCCCGGCCCTGATCGGTGGTGCCGGGCTCATCGCCGCCTATTTCCTGGGTCCCGGCATCCCCGGCCTCGCTGCCCTGGTGCTGGGCGGTGCCTGCACCGGCTGCACCGTGGCGGCGTTCTGGGCGATCCCCACCAAGCTCCTGCCGCCTGCCTCCTTGGCGATGGGAATCGTGATGATCAATATCGTTGGCAGCATGGCAGGTGCCAGTATCCCGCCATTGATGGGCTATCTCTCCGAAAGCTCGGGCTCGTTCCTTCCCCCGACTCTCTTGCTCTGCGGGATCTCGACTTTCTGCTTCGTCCTGTGCCTGTTCGCCAGAATGCAACATAGCCAACTCGAACCGGCTCAGCCGGCGGCGTAA
- a CDS encoding TonB-dependent receptor, translating into MNTKRACGLFALLISSVSAPALAQSADDGAARQDEGLNTIIVTAERREQNLQDVPVSATVLSGDELIQKGVVNLNDMQQVAPSVAINTFNRSTFINIRGVGIAQSAPTSNPGVAYYIDGQLIPHEQFIGHSFYDIGSIEVLRGPQGTLTGQNSTGGAVYVRSPEPEFNLVSASGDLTVANYGRYRGVVTGNIGGERVALRIAAVHEQRGSFTKNIGPSGSQPGNLNMDAMRANLRMESVDGRMTINVRGEYFDVRSDNNAVKNRNDAVTDDPFVIEEDGRSFQNQEGYRLSTEGRYDLSDAVQLRGLVSWQDGSTLDQTDGDRTATAEPVPAGLPASSANRRLYPGRVSRASTVFETLIAEVNLLSTQAGPLQWVVGGFYMDEDVPVTLERDNYHTDDFYESSSDIITLAENTSKSLFGQVNYYATPELELLAGVRHSWDKQVYTRFAVPGPPLEEPFVSQQTSNEWTGKVGANYHFSSGNMVYLTASKGYKAGGVNLTPGQDPFGPETNIVYEAGFKTEVIDRRLRVNGAAFYSDYQDIQLASLVNGLPTTQNALSGRAKGAELEVVGQFGGFGINGGVGYLDARFANADCISDTNAPGTDAGCPTNLRLVPKGRRLPFSPEWTLHTGARYTFYFDSFELTPSVNYAYTSRQYATPFPSDNTLVPGRGLVNARLTSKLDNGLLIEGFVNNLTDKTYIAAQIQNSSSADGGIIYGAPRTYGVRVKVAFGN; encoded by the coding sequence ATGAATACCAAGCGCGCATGCGGGCTGTTTGCCCTTTTGATATCGAGTGTTTCGGCGCCGGCGCTGGCTCAGTCGGCCGACGATGGTGCGGCACGGCAAGACGAAGGCCTCAACACGATCATTGTGACCGCCGAACGCAGGGAACAGAACCTGCAAGACGTGCCGGTTTCGGCCACGGTCCTGTCAGGTGACGAATTGATCCAGAAGGGCGTCGTCAATCTCAACGACATGCAGCAGGTCGCCCCGTCAGTCGCGATCAACACGTTCAATCGTTCGACGTTCATCAACATCCGCGGCGTCGGCATCGCCCAGTCGGCACCCACTTCCAATCCCGGCGTTGCCTATTACATCGACGGCCAGCTCATCCCGCACGAACAGTTCATCGGGCACAGCTTCTACGATATCGGATCGATCGAGGTTCTCCGCGGCCCTCAAGGCACGCTGACCGGACAGAATTCCACCGGCGGTGCAGTCTACGTCCGGTCGCCCGAGCCCGAATTCAACCTCGTCAGCGCAAGCGGCGATCTGACCGTCGCGAACTACGGCCGCTACCGAGGGGTGGTCACGGGCAACATCGGCGGCGAAAGAGTGGCACTGCGCATCGCCGCGGTCCACGAGCAGCGCGGCAGCTTCACGAAGAACATCGGCCCATCCGGCAGCCAGCCGGGCAATCTCAACATGGACGCCATGCGGGCAAACCTCCGAATGGAAAGCGTCGACGGCCGCATGACGATCAATGTCCGCGGCGAATACTTCGACGTGCGTTCGGACAACAACGCCGTAAAAAATCGCAACGATGCGGTGACCGACGACCCGTTCGTGATCGAGGAAGACGGTCGCTCGTTCCAGAACCAGGAAGGCTACCGGCTTTCGACCGAAGGACGCTACGATCTTTCGGATGCGGTGCAGCTGCGCGGCCTCGTTTCGTGGCAGGACGGGTCGACCCTCGACCAGACAGACGGGGACCGCACCGCCACGGCCGAGCCCGTGCCGGCGGGCCTGCCGGCGAGCAGCGCTAACCGCCGCCTCTATCCGGGCCGGGTGAGCCGTGCCTCGACGGTTTTCGAAACGCTGATTGCCGAAGTGAACCTGCTGTCGACCCAAGCAGGACCGCTACAATGGGTGGTCGGAGGATTCTATATGGACGAAGACGTTCCTGTTACCCTGGAACGCGACAACTACCATACCGATGACTTCTACGAATCGTCCAGCGACATCATCACCCTGGCGGAAAACACGTCCAAATCCCTGTTCGGGCAGGTAAATTACTATGCAACCCCCGAACTGGAGCTGCTGGCCGGCGTACGGCACAGCTGGGACAAGCAGGTCTACACCCGCTTCGCTGTGCCCGGCCCTCCACTGGAGGAGCCGTTTGTTTCACAGCAGACCTCGAACGAATGGACGGGCAAGGTCGGGGCGAACTACCATTTCAGTAGCGGCAACATGGTCTATCTCACCGCGTCGAAAGGCTACAAGGCGGGCGGCGTCAACCTGACACCGGGCCAGGATCCGTTCGGGCCGGAGACGAACATCGTTTACGAAGCCGGCTTCAAAACTGAAGTTATCGATCGGCGCCTGCGCGTAAACGGCGCTGCATTCTATTCCGACTACCAGGACATCCAGCTCGCCAGCCTGGTAAACGGTCTGCCGACCACGCAGAACGCGCTCTCGGGCCGGGCGAAAGGTGCTGAGCTGGAGGTCGTCGGACAGTTCGGCGGTTTCGGCATCAATGGCGGCGTCGGCTACCTCGATGCAAGGTTTGCAAATGCCGACTGCATCAGCGACACGAATGCACCAGGCACCGACGCAGGCTGCCCGACCAACCTTCGCCTCGTGCCCAAAGGGCGGCGCCTGCCGTTCAGTCCTGAATGGACACTGCACACGGGCGCCCGCTACACCTTCTATTTCGACAGCTTCGAGCTGACCCCTTCGGTCAACTACGCATATACCTCCAGGCAGTACGCCACGCCTTTCCCAAGCGACAATACTCTCGTGCCCGGACGCGGGTTGGTCAATGCGCGGCTGACCTCGAAACTCGACAATGGCCTGTTGATCGAAGGCTTCGTCAACAATCTTACCGACAAGACCTATATTGCAGCACAGATCCAGAACAGTTCAAGCGCCGACGGCGGCATAATCTACGGCGCGCCCCGGACCTATGGCGTGCGGGTAAAGGTCGCGTTCGGGAACTGA